In one Ochotona princeps isolate mOchPri1 chromosome 16, mOchPri1.hap1, whole genome shotgun sequence genomic region, the following are encoded:
- the PDP2 gene encoding pyruvate dehydrogenase [acetyl-transferring]-phosphatase 2, mitochondrial — translation MSSSMSYWMLTSVRHSIAALQRGRRLYSRYVLSRSPSKWKPFLQGPPALRDEVPWGGLALPKACRHISTEEDFNLQLNPAQVNEVLRAGELAYQPLSLPGRAPNPVLRFESNQLAANSPVEDRRGVASCSQTSGLMFGIFDGHGGHACAQAVSERLFYYVAVSLMSQQTLEQMEEAVENMKPLLPILQWLKHPGQSIYEDVTSVHLDHLRVYWQELLDLHMGMGLSTEEALVHSFQRLDSDISLEVQAPLEDEMAMNLSLQVAFSGATACMAHIDGIHLHVANAGDCRAILGVQEDNGLWSCVPLSCDHNAWNPAELSRLKKEHPASEDRTIVMEDRLLGVLMPCRAFGDVQFKWSQELQRSVLGRGFDTEALNIYQLKPLHYYTPPYLTARPEVTYHKLRPQDKFLVLASDGLWDMLSNEDVVRLVVGHLAEVGGHNKSDLVQGRTNLGLMQSLLLQRKARGLPVTDHNAATHLIRHALGSNEYGEMEPERLTAMLTLPEDLARLYRDDITVTVVYFNSDALDVYYKGG, via the coding sequence ATGTCAAGTTCCATGTCCTACTGGATGTTAACCTCTGTGAGACACAGCATTGCCGCACTGCAAAGGGGCAGGCGTTTGTATTCCAGATATGTCTTGTCCAGAAGTCCATCAAAATGGAAGCCCTTCTTGCAGGGACCACCCGCCCTAAGAGATGAAGTCCCGTGGGGTGGCTTGGCACTGCCAAAAGCCTGCAGACACATATCGACAGAGGAAGATTTCAACCTGCAGCTCAACCCCGCGCAGGTCAATGAGGTGCTTCGTGCCGGCGAGCTGGCGTACCAGCCTCTTTCCCTCCCCGGCAGAGCCCCAAATCCGGTGCTGCGGTTTGAGAGCAACCAGCTGGCAGCCAATTCCCCCGTGGAGGACCGGCGGGGCGTGGCCTCCTGCTCGCAGACCAGTGGCCTGATGTTCGGCATCTTTGATGGACATGGGGGTCACGCATGTGCGCAAGCCGTGAGTGAGAGACTCTTCTACTATGTGGCGGTGTCCCTGATGTCCCAGCAGACCCTGGAGCAGATGGAGGAGGCCGTGGAAAACATGaagcccctgctgcccatcctgCAGTGGCTCAAGCATCCAGGGCAGAGCATCTATGAGGACGTCACATCAGTGCATCTAGACCACCTGCGGGTCTACTGGCAGGAGCTGCTCGACCTGCACATGGGGATGGGCCTGAGCACGGAGGAGGCCTTGGTACACTCCTTCCAGAGACTGGATTCTGACATCTCGCTGGAAGTCCAGGCTCCCCTGGAAGACGAGATGGCCATGAACTTGTCGCTGCAGGTGGCCTTCTCTGGAGCAACAGCGTGCATGGCTCACATAGATGGGATACACCTGCATGTGGCAAACGCTGGCGACTGCAGGGCCATCCTGGGTGTGCAGGAGGACAACGGCCTGTGGTCTTGTGTGCCCCTTAGCTGTGATCACAATGCCTGGAACCCGGCCGAGCTGTCCCGGCTGAAGAAGGAGCACCCGGCATCAGAAGACAGGACCATCGTCATGGAGGACAGGCTGCTGGGCGTCCTGATGCCCTGCAGAGCCTTCGGAGATGTTCAGTTcaagtggagccaggagctgcagcgcAGCGTCCTGGGCAGGGGCTTTGACACGGAGGCCCTCAATATCTACCAGCTCAAGCCCCTCCACTATTACACCCCCCCTTACCTAACAGCCCGGCCTGAGGTCACCTACCACAAGCTGAGGCCCCAAGATAAGTTTCTGGTGCTGGCCTCTGATGGCCTTTGGGACATGTTGAGCAACGAGGATGTGGTGAGACTCGTGGTGGGGCACCTGGCTGAGGTGGGTGGGCACAACAAGTCCGACTTGGTCCAGGGGCGCACCAACCTGGGGCTCATGCAGAGCCTGCTGCTACAGAGGAAAGCCCGCGGGTTGCCTGTCACTGACCACAATGCTGCCACACATCTGATCAGGCACGCTCTTGGGAGCAACGAGTATGGGGAGATGGAGCCTGAGCGACTGACGGCCATGCTGACGCTGCCCGAGGACTTGGCGAGGCTGTACAGGGATGACATCACGGTCACTGTGGTGTACTTTAACTCTGATGCACTGGATGTGTATTACAAGGGTGGTTAA